The genomic window CGTGACACAATACTGATATGATACAATACCGATACagaaaatttttcaaaattttcgaTTTGATACGGTCGCAATACGTTAATTCATACAGTATCGGGGCTTTACATGTCTGATATGAAATGAAATTAATTCACATCGACAAATATATAGTACATGTGAAAAAAATAGTATCCACGTGAggaaatgaatgaataaattacCGTAGAAGACTAGAAGCTCCCTTATTTAtaatcttttaataaaaaaaataaaataaaaaatgatttgaaGAAGTGGTAGAAGGATTTTGACCCCACATAACCAAGAGCACCTCTTCCAGCAAACATTTGTGTGTCTGAGATTGCGAGTGACTGTGTTGTGTTATTGTCTTCAGCTCCTTATGGAGCTCTctacttcttcttcatcttcacttTCTCTTCATTCACATTCCATAAGGAATTCAATCTCATCTACCAAGTTCACAACCCCTAAAGCTGCTTCTCTTTTGTTCTCTGGATTTTCCAAACATCTTTGTTCAATTGGgctttatcatcatcatcatcacaccACTTTTTCAACTCATGTTCTAAGACCAAAGAGACAATACAATAGACCCATTTCTATCAGGGTAggttgtgttttttgttttctgtattaaagtttcaatttttatttgtttgtttgttattttttgggAAATGTTTGGTGGGTTTTGATAAGTAGTTTATGGTAAATTCAGAATCGCTTAAAAAGAATGATGGGGTGCTTTACACTCttttaagagtctcacatttcAACTAGATAGATGACTTGAAAATATGTCTTACAAGTTACAACCCagttttgtaggattgagttagaGGTCCAATCCAAAACTCTAAGATGCTATCAGAGTTTCTCCAAGATTCGTTAGAACACCTAGGTTTCCGCTATCAAATCACCCATCATTTATATCCACACActaagcccaatagtgttgggcgtgacAGAGTCCTGCATTGGATGAAGGATGTCCctgaaaatatgtttatacatataaataatgcgtgtatatgtatatttatataaatgaatATATGTATGAATAAATGCATGCCGATGAGTGgtaaatacaaatatatctcTGAAGCACCAACACTTCATGTAAGGTATGTGCGGTGACGTGACACTGATGTACGTTATTACATTTAGCTAAttcattttcttatattattattggtGTCATGTCCGGTGTCGCATAGCTGGTTAGTGCTTCATagatatgtatatgtataatattTCATTGAATGCAACTAGAATGGAAGGTGTGCTTCAATGACATATACACACAAAAGTATCTCTTAAGTTCTTCATATGGCTCTGAATTTGGATAAGTTTTGGATATGGctttcattttatatatgttgtgtTATGCCATGAATTTTAATTACTATTATCTTTCATACCTTTTTGTCATCTTATGCTATGCATAATTATAATTTCTTATTTCTATAaatcttttataatttatattaatttataggtACCTTAGTCTTTTGTAAATCACTGTATCTTGTACTCATATTTGTACCAGGTATCGGTATTGGACCCGTATGCATGCATCATAGACAGATTGTAGGCTTCTCTCAGTCTAGTCATAATAATTGACAGCATAGAAGTTTAGCATTGAAGATTGAACTCTAGCTAGTAAATGTTAATAATTCAAATTTCCAATGTTTTGAGTATGTTATTCAAATTGGAATCTAGATATATCGTGGAAGCAAAAAGTAATAACTGCACTATCAATTGAAATGTTGTggtcatggttttaaattgtgacTCACAATAGCAATTGCAGCTGCAACATCAAGGTTTTTGGGGTTTTGCAATTGCAATTGTGGCCGCATCAGTTGCATTTCTCTACAAGTAGTCACAATATCGATCATAATATGCGATCATCACCATTTAAAACCTTGGTAGTGGTATTGGTAGTTAGAGGGGCGCAGTCACAAAGGTAACGTTGATGGTGAGAGGCTGTTTATTGGATGAGATGATAGGATCAGTATAGCAATATGAGAGATCACTTCTAGTATAATGAGTTAGTAGAACAGTCAAAATAGTGATGATTGTTAGTGTAATGCAGACTTGGTTACTGTTTTGGGTCGTTTGCAGGCGAGGCGACAATGGTAAACTTACTGATACAAGGTGACAGTAATAACTGCTGCAGTGGTGATAGTTGTTTTGAAGTTGTCCTGTTGGTACTAATAGAAATCATTATCAAGGAAAAGTGAGATGCACATAAAGATCTAAAGTAGACAAATGTTTTATCGACAGTAAAAACGTCACTGAATTGTGATAGTCGCAATGTTAAGTATAGAATCTATAGATAAGTTACTAAATATTTCACTGGTTCTTTTGTAATAATTTTAAAGTAATCGCATGATATCCACTTGTTAAATGAGCATTGAAAATTTCAGATTCAGCTACATTTGCAGCCACCAATTATTTACATTAATTTTGTTATCGCCAAATTTTTTTCGTTAAGAAACACATTTTACCATACTTTTGGTTCGATATTTGACAGTTAAAATTGAAATGGTTGCAGGCCTGCAGTGAAGCTGGAGCTGTTGGATCCGATCCTCCATTTCCTGATAAAGTTGTAGATTTGAAAGATGCATTCTGGAGATTTTTAAGGCCACATACTATACGTGGTACAGCCCTAGGTTCTGCGTGAGTAGCTCTACAACCATCAGCAATGTGTTTCTTGCAGCTTCATTCTAGTTCTTACAATTGAGCTGACTTTCATTTTATCCCTTGATTGCATTACAGTGCTTTGGTGTCAAGGGCGTTGATCGAGAACTCAAATTTGATAAAGTGGTCTCTTTTGCTCAAAGCATTCTCTGGTCTTTTTGCTCTGATTTGTGGGAATGGTTATATAGTTGGCATCAATCAAATATATGACATTAGCATTGACAAGTATGTGGCCCTTTTGCACATTTCTTGCCAAGTTTCAATATTTTGCTCGAGTCATTTTTCTTTGGGTCTTAACTTTCCGGTTCTTTGGGGAAAGGGACCCTAGTAATCCGGAGTTTGGCCGGAAGGTAAGTCTAGTATGGACAAGGATTGTTCAAGTTAGGATTTGAACTCAGGTAGTGATGGGCCAAAACCCTAGCCTAGGGGGTTCAAACTTTTGAGTTCTTGGACCGTTTGGGCTAATGGTGCAAAATATATAAGGctatatttgcattttttttttaaattcagtGGGTTCAATTGAACCCCCTCAAACCCCGTGCCTCCGCCGCTGAACTCGTGTACTTCCGATCggatcgtccttaattgcatcTGAAATTATTCCGCAtttttagttcaattttttaccTAAATACATTCAGGCAGCACTATTAGTCTAAGTTATTCTTATATTTCATTTTCAGGGTAAACAAACCTTATTTACCTATAGCTGCAGGAGATCTTTCTGTCCAATCTGCATGGTTCTTGGTTATATTCTTTGCAGCAGCTGGCCTATCGATTGTAGGATTGAACTTTGGGccctttattttttctctttactCACTTGGCCTTTTTCTTGGTACTATCTATTCCGTTCCTCCACTTAGGATGAAACGCTTTCCTGTTGCGGCATTTCTTATTATTGCTACGGTAGGATATAAACTCTTTTTCCACAATCTTTGCAGTACTACTAATTGTAATTTGTCAACCTCTACAAGAATCACTTTGAGCATTTTTTGGATGAATCTAGCCTCTGTTGGACCtgacttattttttacttctgTTGTCTTTAAAACAAGTTAGGCCaaacagtattttttttttgaataaatttatttaaaaaagagcTTACCTTTTATAAGATAAGTTTTTCAAATCAAGTAGGAGACCTTAAGCCCCcccaaaaaataacaaaaatcacCAAACAACTTTAGCTTTATTTCTAAAGCTTTTATTTTTAGCTTGTTATATCAAAATAAGTCAGGCTAAACAGAGCCCTAGATggatatttaatttaaagtatCTGTTAATTTGGTCAAACAAGATTGACAGAAAAGGCTTGCGCAGGTACGAGGTTTTCTACTTAACTTTGGTGTGTACTATGCCACTAGAGCTGCTCTTGGACTTGCCTTTGAGTGGAGGTGAGTTAGTGCTAATCGATGTTGCTTTGTATTTGTAATTGGTAAAGTTGAACAGCTGTTATCATGGTTGCGTCTATTGTTCGAGTAGAGGCTCACCAAAGCTTATGCTAACTATGAATTTTGATGTTCCTATTATAATGAATAAAACTTGTGATGATGTTAGATTTTGATCCATTGTCTCCAACTTATGCATTTGTTCTTGTATCTCTCTACCTGCAGCTCTCCTGTGGTTTTTATCACAACTTTCGTAACATTTTTTGCATTGGTAATTGCTATAACAAAAGATCTTCCGGATGTTGAAGGTGATCGCAGGTATGTTTTGGGATCAAGTTGCGTTAAGTGTTGCAAGtccattgattttatttatctgTGTTGCTGATACAACCTTTGACTTAAATTTTACTGTACATGTGTGCGCGCATGCGTGCGTGAATATCACGTAATTTTCTTCCACCcttttatttgttgttgtatgtaaTATGGATTGCACGTAATAATTAACCACAGGTATCAGATATCGACCTTTGCTACAAAATTAGGAGTTCGGAACATTGCTTTCCTTGGTTCTGGAATTTTGCTGATGAACTATGTTGTTACCATATTGGCTGCAATTTATATGCCACAGGTGAATATTAACTTGTCTCGTGTCCTAATCACTTATCATTTGTCATAACATTTCAAAATAAACCTTATGTAAGTTGTGGCGTTGTTGACAGGCTTTCAGGCGATGGTTACTAATACCAGCTCATACATTATTTGCTTCAAGCTTGATCTACCAGGTTTGATGAACTGATTAATACCAATAATTGAGAGTTCCATATTGGATTTGATGTGACCTGAATGAAATATACTTTATTAatcattttctcttataaaatatttgttcgGAGAGTGGTGAAAGCTACTGAGATGTGTCTCATCTAGAACTTCATTTTAGTATAACTTGGATAGGCGTATTCTTTAAGAATACTATTAAATGTAGCATCATATTAGAAAGCACTTTATCACCTTTCCATGTCTATTCATTTTCCAAAATGCGCATTAATAAGTTGAGATTGTAAAATGACATATggtttattttcttatatttcagGTCCAGATATTAGAAAAAGCAAATTATACAAAGGTAAACATATCTCCcgtgtaaaattaattatagcAACTTATTTATTGTTTTCATAACTCATAAGTTGGACCTTGATTTTGGAGTCTTGTAACATATCGCCTACATATGATCTCATGATATGGATCAGTTAGCTAAGAACTGCCTTTGCTTCTTCTGGTGGTTAATCTTTTTGTCAATGAAGTATGATTATATGAATAGACAGAATAGTTCAATGCTTGATTACTCTAGGTGGCTTAACATAGTGGTCATTTTCTTCGGTTTGTTTTAAATTCCGGTGGaagcaaagagaaaaaaacaagaTTCCTAGTGTACTTTTTACCAAAGGAAATTTTTCTTACTTCTATTGGAATCTGTTTGAGATCGCTCATAAGTCAGAACCTAAAACAAATAGGAATGAACCAACTGATTTGAGCTAAGAGTTAAAGGAATTGTAGGAGTTAAAAGAACTGTGTTCAAATTCAAACCTGGTAAAGGAGAAAATAAAGCTCCTGTCATTCCAGGTTTAGGGGCATAAACTCGTAAGTTTATAGTCACACAGAACCAACTCTAGCCGTTATGTCAAGGCTCCCCTTCTGGTTAcatttccgaattttttttctgtcTAATGCTCGGGCTTCATAAACAACATTAAATCTCGACTTATCCAAGTCGAGGTGGGTGGACCAACCTGAGGGGAAAACTCATAAGAGAAATTAAGGGCCTGTTTGAAACAATTTTGGTTTCTAgtttttaaaatgtgttttagaaaactgtttttaagagaaaaacaaaactctTTGAACCTGTTTTACTTTTTCAGTTTTAAAAACTGataaacaggaaaaaaaaattaaaaacacttTTGTAAAATTTGACTACCAATcaagtttttcagtttttaatttttaaaaaccaaaaaactgTTTTTGAGAAGGGAATCAATCAGGCCCTAAATTTCCCTAAATTTCTTACCTTGACCAACAAGCAATGGTACTTGTAACTTATAAGTTGTCTGTGAAGCTTTCAAGACACCAACTTTGCTGGTCTATGTTTTtaacttatatataattttcttcTACATTTACTTGATTAAATTTGTGACTATATGTTGCAGGAAGCAATATCAGGATTCTATCGATTCATTTGGAATTTGTTCTATGCTGAGTATGCATTATTTCCTTTCATTTAGCAAACTGTGCTGCATTTTTTCTTGGAAAAATTGCACACATGCATCTAGAAATGTAGCGGTTTCTCAAACCAAAGTCGATCAATAAGACAGATCCGGATTCTAGTGCTTTCGAGATGGTTCAATAAGAAATATCTTCTTAGTTGTATCGAGTATCTATCTgtaaactatttatatttttcaaaataagttgagtaattttttgtatatattataGTTTTCTTTCATAATGTTTCATGGACAATTTTTGCGGTGATTTGTACACTTTTTACACATGTATGTGTTGAAGAGTTAGGGATGACAATGCGTACACATACCCGtggtttgaaaaaatatttgtacccatcctcatacccgcgtgggtaacaacctttgtacccgtccccataccctatgggtacctaagtactcATACATGTACCCGTTACTTACAATCTTACTAAAAACAAATCCAgcaattataaaatatcttatcgttttaatatgattatatttttttataaaacaattttatgttgactcatgaaaattataaacaaaatttttactaacctcatgttaaagttcatttctttgttgacatattcacattgtgtttgtattgtgtttaaataaacatttttattaaaaatgtgtaatagtttaatagtggggagcttctacggtacattcgaataatttgaatgtaccggtacatcaagtcagtaaattgataaattaacgattatttttatgaattaaaaaactattaatcgattattatattttaaaaataataatatcacaaaaaaaaaacacaatatattgtttataagcatgatactaatttttctaatattttcttaggaaaaaaaaatcaatattgactATAATGATTAATaacaattcaaaaaatatcaaattttatatttttgacaattttgatgAATAATTTTAGTTACTATAATCATTttaatgataagaaaaatgatttcctttaaaaaatattcatttacatattaatttaattacctgatgtaccggtacattaagAATTATCacatgtaccatagaatttgtCTTAATGgtgttctattttttaaaattgatatacatatgtaattatataataatatatataaaacaaataaatatatattatgcgggtatgtgGCGGAGTGAGTACTAAgatacccgtacccgcacccatattCGTTTATTTTTGCGATTGTGAGTATTTTTGCGGGTGCCCattgggtatgggtcaaattgccatctaTTTAATAGATTGTCATAAACTTAGTGAAATCTATTTAGATTTCAACGAGAATGCGTTGAAAAGAGAGTTTAGCATACTCCAAAAATATAGGGACGAAGCCTTTTGTGCTATGTTGCCTAGGTACGGGTACGATACCGGTATCCGGTACCGATATTGGAACGCGGtatgataattttaaaaaatttaaggtacgggtacattagtataaaatattagaaaaaatatttttaagtgaattattatcatcatgctttgaagatttaattttttttgtctaccgtctcaactattttcataaaaaatcagagataattgaaatataataaaaaattataatattttaagagatttttcaacggctaatatgttttttccgtattcatcatcataaatcaaccaaataaaaataggtACGGAATCAGTGCGTACCATACAAGTATCATGGAGTATCTGGTACTGATACGTACCTGGTAcgggtacttcaccattttagggGTACCCATGATACATAGCTTTTGTGTCAATGAGGGTAGTTCTTGCTACTCCAaaatagggatggcaacgggcgcccacgggtgcgggtttgacacttaccaaacccacacccgaaatcatcacccaaacccaaacccaaaggctgttcgggtggcaaaacaacactcacgcccacacccattgggttcgggttttttccacccaaacccgcagcacatttgaaaataatttgcaaatttaagaaattaaattccaacatagactttgaattaaattacaactaaaattaaggtcttccaaggaaattcaaacatagactttcaagaaattataacattgactttcaagaaattaaattacaactaaaatttaaggtcttccaaggaaattgagggagactatgggggtaattaggtaattataaaatatttcgggtgggtgtatgggtttcagGTGTGgatttgactgataccaaacccacacccatattatcgggtgtcacccgaacccaaacccaaacccagtcaaatcggatttcgcccgttgacttgggtttgagttcaggtgggtctctcgggtttgagtttttttgccatccctactccaaaaaagaattttattttgtttactaggtataaatttatatttagctACCcctaattatatataaatggcCATCctaaatacatttatttgtgtaacaagaacaacaaaaaaatttggtacaaCGTATATTGTTGTTGTGTCTGTTTGGATTCGgcttatttttaaacttatgaaaataacttacgtaaataaataaagttttatgttaatttataagttttcactaacaaaagtttataataatgcttaaaagcttatttatttgcataaactcaaaaataaatcaatttaaacgGACCTTTTGTACCTATAacaagttgaaaaaaaaattaactccaCAAATTATACGAGCACAAGGGATGTCAGCGGAGCAATCATTGAgcatatgatatttttttcacTCTCATCCCCACCATCCAAAGTATTTCTCATTCCTCGGAAGGATTCTTTCCCCATTCCCACCCGTAGCACAGTTCCAGAGAGATcgataaatattaaatttctattattttcaatcaaacttATCGTAACAAATAAAGAGGTTTACTTTTGTCAATGTATTTGTTCTGCGCACATCGTACGAAATTACCAATATACTCTCCTCcacataaatttataaaagtgaaaattttgagaaaagtGAAAATATTTGAGAAAAAACATCCCGACagaatttctcatttttaaatcACTGCATCAGAGATTCTACATCACTGCTGCAACACTAAACAAAgtcaagaagaagaagaagaagaagaagaagatcgaAGATGGTGGAATCAAAGAACAGCGACACCGTACATTCACCGATCGTCACCTATGCCTCCATGTTATCTCTCCTCACACTCTGTCCTCCTTTCGTAATTCTACTGTAAGTCTATTCTACTACCAattcaatctctctctctctctctctctctctctctctctctctctctctctaatctCCAATTTTCATTCAGATCTAATTCAATCTTGCAGATGGTATACAATGACTGCGGCGGATGGATCAGTTTTCAACACTTTCGACTACTTGAACAATAACGGTTTACAAGGTTTTCT from Trifolium pratense cultivar HEN17-A07 linkage group LG1, ARS_RC_1.1, whole genome shotgun sequence includes these protein-coding regions:
- the LOC123906043 gene encoding homogentisate solanesyltransferase, chloroplastic yields the protein MELSTSSSSSLSLHSHSIRNSISSTKFTTPKAASLLFSGFSKHLCSIGLYHHHHHTTFSTHVLRPKRQYNRPISIRACSEAGAVGSDPPFPDKVVDLKDAFWRFLRPHTIRGTALGSAALVSRALIENSNLIKWSLLLKAFSGLFALICGNGYIVGINQIYDISIDKVNKPYLPIAAGDLSVQSAWFLVIFFAAAGLSIVGLNFGPFIFSLYSLGLFLGTIYSVPPLRMKRFPVAAFLIIATVRGFLLNFGVYYATRAALGLAFEWSSPVVFITTFVTFFALVIAITKDLPDVEGDRRYQISTFATKLGVRNIAFLGSGILLMNYVVTILAAIYMPQAFRRWLLIPAHTLFASSLIYQVQILEKANYTKEAISGFYRFIWNLFYAEYALFPFI